In Myxococcus guangdongensis, one genomic interval encodes:
- the hflX gene encoding GTPase HflX, which translates to MKEIFGNTLGLKANEQHRLRNTFRRRVSPHEIVSPELARHLTELSHETNRQVGVLINRKGEIEHVVVGNAHKLELPDIGRARAGQVRLRGLRLVHTHLKSEPLTKDDLTDLALLRLDCVAAVGVGQEGLPGVLHYAHLVPENGTGEFWQVTTLPSVHLEQPDLTDTLSALEEEFSRKAAARAVGGREKAILVAVCLDGNRAQAEASLAELRELARTAGVEVVDSVLQVKREADPRYLIGRGKLEDLNLRSMQSMVDLLIFDKDLTPSQGRHIGEATSLKVLDRTQLILDIFAQRAQSAEGKLQVELAQLKYRLPRLVQSDDSLSRLAGGIGGRGPGETKLEIDRRRVRERITHLEKRIDTIGRERSVRRAQRNRRELPVISIVGYTNAGKSTLLNAITNAQVLAENKLFATLDPTSRRLRFPQEREVIITDTVGFIRDLPKDLVAAFRATLEELYDASLLLHVVDAGDPARDDQVEAVEKILSSLGLMEKPRLMVWNKADLLSEEEVESLLRSRGGVAISAQTRDGLQTLLAKADTTLFAEGASESMGIV; encoded by the coding sequence TTGAAGGAAATCTTCGGCAACACCCTGGGCCTCAAGGCGAACGAGCAACACCGGCTGCGGAACACCTTCCGCCGGCGCGTGTCTCCGCACGAAATCGTGTCGCCGGAGCTCGCCCGCCACCTCACCGAGCTGTCCCACGAGACGAATCGACAGGTGGGCGTGCTCATCAACCGCAAGGGGGAAATCGAGCACGTGGTGGTGGGCAATGCCCACAAGCTGGAGCTGCCGGACATCGGCCGCGCGCGTGCGGGCCAGGTGCGTCTGCGTGGCCTGCGGCTGGTGCACACGCACCTCAAGAGCGAGCCGCTCACCAAGGACGACCTGACGGACCTCGCGCTGCTGCGCCTGGACTGCGTGGCCGCGGTGGGCGTGGGACAGGAGGGTCTGCCGGGCGTGCTGCACTACGCCCACCTGGTGCCGGAGAACGGCACGGGTGAGTTCTGGCAGGTCACCACCCTGCCCTCCGTGCACCTGGAGCAGCCGGACCTCACGGACACGCTGAGCGCGCTGGAGGAGGAGTTCAGCCGCAAGGCCGCGGCGCGCGCGGTGGGTGGGCGGGAGAAGGCCATCCTCGTCGCGGTGTGTCTGGACGGCAACCGGGCGCAGGCGGAGGCGAGCCTCGCGGAGCTCCGGGAGCTGGCGCGCACCGCGGGCGTGGAGGTGGTGGACAGCGTGCTCCAGGTGAAGCGCGAGGCGGACCCTCGCTACCTCATCGGGCGGGGCAAGCTGGAGGACCTGAACCTGCGCTCGATGCAGTCCATGGTGGACCTGCTCATCTTCGACAAGGACCTCACCCCCTCGCAGGGGCGCCACATCGGCGAGGCCACCAGCCTGAAGGTCCTGGACCGCACCCAGCTCATCCTCGACATCTTCGCGCAGCGCGCGCAGAGCGCCGAGGGCAAGCTCCAGGTGGAGCTGGCGCAGCTGAAGTACCGGCTGCCGCGGCTGGTGCAGAGCGATGACTCGCTCAGCCGGCTCGCGGGTGGCATCGGCGGACGCGGCCCGGGTGAGACGAAGCTGGAAATCGACCGACGCCGGGTGCGCGAGCGAATCACGCATCTGGAGAAGCGCATCGACACGATTGGCCGGGAGCGCAGCGTGCGGCGGGCGCAGCGAAACCGCCGCGAGCTGCCGGTCATCTCCATCGTCGGCTACACCAACGCGGGCAAGTCCACGCTGCTCAACGCGATTACCAACGCGCAGGTGCTGGCGGAGAACAAGCTGTTCGCCACGTTGGACCCGACGAGCCGCAGGCTGCGCTTCCCGCAGGAGCGCGAGGTCATCATCACCGACACGGTGGGGTTCATCCGGGACCTGCCCAAGGACCTGGTGGCGGCCTTCCGCGCGACGCTGGAGGAGCTGTACGACGCGAGCCTCCTGTTGCACGTGGTGGACGCGGGCGACCCTGCTCGCGACGACCAGGTGGAGGCGGTGGAGAAAATCCTGTCGTCGCTGGGGTTGATGGAGAAGCCCCGGTTGATGGTGTGGAACAAGGCGGACCTGCTCTCCGAGGAGGAAGTGGAGTCGCTGCTCCGCTCGCGGGGCGGGGTGGCCATCAGCGCCCAGACGCGCGACGGGCTGCAGACGCTCCTGGCGAAGGCGGACACCACGCTGTTCGCCGAAGGGGCGTCCGAGTCGATGGGCATCGTCTGA
- the proB gene encoding glutamate 5-kinase, whose product MNHSGRNALRAAKRVVVKIGTNALTHATGRFNREHFVALGEDLLWAAQGRELVVVSSGAIALGMERLGLGSRPRDIPGKQACAAVGQSRLMQAYEDVFGSQRQAVAQVLLTHEDMRDRRRYLNVKHTLERLLAASVVPVINENDTVSVDELKFGDNDTLAGLVAGVVEADALVLLSDVEGLFTADPRRDAGARLLDTVEEVTPDVLALAGGTSSGVGTGGMATKVRAAASAAEQGIRGVITSGALPGRLRAVLEGEPVGTLFEPTGARRGSRAAWIAHALRPLGTLTVDAGAREAIVNGKRSLLPSGVKLVTGDFDRGDPVDLADASGEVFARGLASYGADELRRIAGRRTSDIESVLGYRYLDEAVHRDDLAVL is encoded by the coding sequence GTGAATCACTCGGGACGTAACGCCCTGCGCGCCGCGAAGCGCGTGGTGGTGAAGATCGGCACCAACGCCCTCACGCACGCCACCGGCCGCTTCAACCGCGAGCACTTCGTGGCGCTGGGGGAGGACCTGTTGTGGGCGGCCCAGGGCCGCGAGCTGGTGGTGGTGTCCAGCGGCGCCATCGCCCTGGGCATGGAGCGGCTGGGCCTGGGCTCGCGCCCTCGCGACATCCCGGGCAAGCAGGCGTGCGCCGCGGTGGGACAGAGCCGCCTCATGCAGGCCTACGAGGACGTCTTCGGAAGCCAGAGGCAGGCGGTGGCGCAGGTGCTGCTCACCCACGAGGACATGCGCGACAGGCGGCGCTACCTCAACGTGAAGCACACCCTGGAGCGCCTGTTGGCCGCGTCCGTGGTGCCCGTCATCAACGAGAACGACACCGTCTCCGTGGACGAGCTGAAGTTCGGCGACAACGACACGCTCGCGGGCCTGGTGGCCGGCGTGGTGGAGGCCGACGCGCTGGTGCTGCTCTCCGACGTGGAGGGCCTGTTCACCGCGGACCCCCGCCGCGACGCGGGCGCGCGCTTGTTGGACACCGTGGAGGAGGTCACCCCGGACGTCCTCGCGCTCGCGGGGGGCACCTCCAGCGGGGTGGGCACCGGCGGCATGGCGACCAAGGTCCGTGCCGCCGCGAGCGCCGCCGAGCAGGGCATCCGCGGCGTCATCACCTCGGGCGCCTTGCCCGGCCGCCTGCGCGCCGTGCTGGAGGGCGAGCCCGTGGGCACCCTCTTCGAGCCCACCGGCGCGCGCCGGGGCTCACGCGCCGCGTGGATTGCCCATGCGCTGCGGCCCCTGGGCACACTCACCGTGGACGCCGGCGCGCGCGAGGCCATCGTGAACGGCAAGCGCAGCCTCTTGCCCAGCGGCGTGAAGCTGGTGACGGGCGACTTCGACCGGGGAGACCCGGTGGACCTGGCGGACGCGTCCGGCGAGGTGTTCGCGCGCGGGCTCGCGTCCTACGGCGCGGACGAGCTGCGACGCATCGCTGGAAGGCGCACGTCGGACATCGAGTCCGTGTTGGGCTACCGCTACCTGGATGAGGCCGTGCACCGCGACGACCTGGCGGTGCTGTAG
- a CDS encoding FHA domain-containing protein: protein MPFQLTISEGKDAGKEFVFDQDSVLIGRTSECDVVLYDPGVSRRHCRLFLDGDAYSVEDQGSANGTLLNGTSVQTQALEDGDKLTLGPVTFVFTLMTADAATGEEEIPAGAEEGANSTRIVSVDALKRQRNKGVALAPEGADEHSLAEMRQGATRNNLRALRPAGQSGARAALPASASAAAEAPAAIERAASSAPARARPGTGGSAPVRSRPTSNAGAGSGLSAAERARIRRESPGLVASAKLFWADATNMVRGGIIGGAVALVLGIFGLLYWLVLSGVDTGPVGEEPAMLTGQPIRDSFGLGPDVTWSRPDMKIFEWEYTAATRAVVILHYQAQGISKDEVMVSVNGVDVGKVPPDTLASQDRSLELMIPAQHLKKGEPNRIVFDNTKNPPGEDPWRIWNVWVERALLPDLLPEELVRQASESYKRGRKNSDTPDIGARNRYEAWKGFREAWLMLEAHPEPKPDLYYEARERMQTAQQELDRTCAKLLLEVEKYYNQGNYKAASATLDHVKQYFPEYDQPCATRAENKRGEYGL, encoded by the coding sequence ATGCCTTTCCAGCTGACGATCTCCGAGGGAAAAGACGCCGGCAAGGAGTTCGTCTTCGACCAGGACTCCGTGCTCATCGGTCGTACGTCCGAATGCGACGTCGTGCTGTACGACCCAGGTGTCTCCCGCCGCCACTGCCGCCTGTTCCTCGATGGTGACGCCTACAGCGTCGAGGACCAGGGCAGCGCCAATGGCACCCTGCTCAATGGCACCTCCGTTCAGACGCAGGCCCTGGAGGACGGCGACAAGCTGACCCTGGGGCCGGTGACGTTCGTCTTCACGCTGATGACGGCCGACGCCGCCACCGGCGAGGAGGAGATACCCGCCGGCGCCGAGGAGGGCGCGAACAGCACGCGCATCGTGTCCGTGGACGCGCTCAAGCGTCAGCGCAACAAGGGCGTGGCCCTGGCCCCCGAGGGCGCCGACGAGCACTCCCTCGCGGAGATGCGCCAGGGCGCCACGCGCAACAACCTCCGGGCGCTGCGTCCGGCCGGCCAGAGTGGCGCGCGCGCCGCGCTGCCCGCGTCGGCGTCCGCGGCGGCGGAGGCCCCCGCGGCCATCGAGCGCGCCGCGTCCTCCGCCCCCGCGCGCGCCCGTCCCGGCACGGGGGGTTCCGCGCCCGTGCGCTCGAGGCCGACCTCCAACGCGGGGGCCGGCAGCGGCCTGTCCGCCGCCGAGCGCGCCCGCATCCGCCGCGAGTCGCCGGGCCTGGTCGCCAGCGCGAAGCTGTTCTGGGCGGACGCCACCAACATGGTGCGCGGCGGCATCATCGGCGGCGCCGTGGCGCTGGTGCTGGGCATCTTCGGCCTCCTGTACTGGCTGGTGCTCAGCGGCGTGGACACGGGGCCGGTGGGCGAGGAGCCCGCCATGCTCACCGGGCAGCCCATCCGCGACTCGTTCGGCCTGGGGCCGGACGTGACGTGGAGCCGCCCTGACATGAAGATCTTCGAGTGGGAGTACACCGCCGCCACCCGCGCGGTGGTCATCCTCCACTACCAGGCGCAGGGCATCTCCAAGGACGAGGTGATGGTGAGCGTCAACGGCGTGGACGTGGGCAAGGTGCCCCCAGACACGCTCGCCAGCCAGGACCGCTCCCTGGAGCTGATGATTCCCGCCCAGCACCTGAAGAAGGGCGAGCCCAACCGCATCGTCTTCGACAACACGAAGAACCCGCCGGGCGAGGACCCCTGGCGCATCTGGAACGTGTGGGTGGAGCGCGCGCTCCTGCCGGACCTGCTCCCCGAGGAGCTGGTGCGTCAGGCCAGCGAGTCCTACAAGCGCGGCCGCAAGAACAGCGACACGCCGGACATCGGCGCCCGCAACCGCTACGAGGCCTGGAAGGGCTTCCGCGAGGCGTGGCTGATGCTGGAGGCCCACCCGGAGCCCAAGCCGGACCTCTACTACGAGGCCCGCGAGCGCATGCAGACCGCGCAGCAGGAGCTGGACCGCACCTGCGCCAAGCTCCTGCTGGAGGTGGAGAAGTACTACAACCAGGGCAACTACAAGGCGGCCTCCGCCACCCTGGACCACGTGAAGCAGTACTTCCCCGAGTACGACCAGCCGTGTGCCACCCGCGCCGAGAACAAGCGCGGCGAGTACGGGCTGTAG
- a CDS encoding helix-turn-helix transcriptional regulator codes for MDRTERILDLVALLLDAREPISWAELREHFPADYGGSDDAAERKFERDKAELVELGFPLTYVQGDDERRDGYIVDRDAYYLPEADLTKEELAVLYAAGSAALTSGAFPGRDDLAHALRKIGFFAGQSLPTPRVRMELGAVQEGQEKEISARLEQLWDACAARKWVEISYASPKHPNATQRRVDPYGLALRRGVWTLVGHCQLRGGLRTFHVHRVRELKVNTARPRTPDFQVPEDFSLDNHVAYFPWQHRFHEPLEVVLRLSGALASRASALFPGAVLEQVAEGGITRARLKVSFLDGLVRFCLSLGADCVVEGPESACGRLREMAARVANRHADAQEDKVSA; via the coding sequence ATGGACCGCACCGAACGCATCCTCGACCTCGTGGCCCTCTTGCTCGACGCGCGCGAGCCCATCTCCTGGGCCGAGCTGCGCGAGCACTTCCCCGCTGATTACGGAGGCTCGGACGACGCCGCCGAGCGCAAGTTCGAGCGCGACAAGGCGGAGCTGGTGGAGCTGGGCTTCCCGCTCACCTACGTCCAGGGAGATGACGAGCGCCGCGACGGCTACATCGTCGACCGCGACGCCTACTATCTGCCGGAGGCGGACCTCACCAAGGAGGAGTTGGCCGTGCTCTACGCCGCCGGCTCCGCCGCGCTCACGTCCGGCGCCTTCCCCGGCCGCGATGACCTGGCGCACGCCTTGCGCAAGATTGGCTTCTTCGCCGGCCAGTCGCTGCCCACCCCCCGGGTCCGCATGGAGCTGGGCGCTGTCCAGGAGGGCCAGGAGAAGGAGATCTCCGCCCGCCTGGAGCAGCTCTGGGACGCGTGCGCCGCGCGCAAGTGGGTGGAGATTTCCTACGCCAGCCCCAAGCACCCCAACGCCACCCAGCGCCGCGTGGACCCGTATGGGCTCGCGCTCCGCCGCGGTGTGTGGACGCTGGTGGGCCACTGCCAGCTGAGAGGCGGCCTGCGCACCTTCCACGTCCACCGCGTGCGCGAGCTGAAGGTGAACACCGCGCGCCCGCGCACCCCGGACTTCCAGGTGCCGGAGGACTTCTCGCTCGACAACCACGTGGCGTACTTCCCGTGGCAGCACCGCTTCCACGAGCCGCTGGAGGTGGTGCTGCGGCTGTCGGGCGCGCTGGCCTCGCGCGCCTCGGCCCTGTTCCCCGGCGCCGTGCTGGAGCAGGTGGCCGAGGGGGGCATCACCCGGGCCCGCCTCAAGGTGAGCTTCCTGGATGGACTGGTGCGCTTCTGCCTGTCGCTGGGAGCGGACTGCGTAGTGGAGGGACCGGAGAGCGCCTGTGGCCGCCTGCGGGAGATGGCCGCGCGCGTGGCCAACCGCCACGCGGACGCGCAGGAAGACAAGGTGAGCGCATGA
- a CDS encoding phospholipase D-like domain-containing protein — protein MRDLEVLSERTGVSGEEPPEAGCSQGPLPEHAPVWSPGVSSLLLARYYLPRGHSVVRGNACELLRDGVEAYPAMLDAIRRARRYIRLETYMFITDAVGELFGQALAEAAERGVHVKVLYDAVGSWTSRKSYFDSLRQRGVDIRPFKPFNLSRGWRHLLRRDHRKILIVDGEVAFTGGVNISAHWAPAGEGGGWRDDVLRIEGPAVHALERRFLATWRMMFQDRFHRWATGLGRLRRRRGGGARGQVGLAVLSSRRSIHRAYLHAIQRSRKSVLIAAAYFVPDRRLVTALRDAARRGVEVSLLLNARSDHPILEFVTRAFYEKLLGAGVRIFEWQRGVLHAKTAVVDGAWGTLGSFNLERLSLAFNHEVNAVFADPRLGRQLEESFRTDCGDCREVTLAEFRRRPLWRKLLERALYALRKVL, from the coding sequence ATGCGCGACCTGGAGGTCTTGAGCGAGAGGACGGGTGTCTCGGGCGAGGAGCCGCCCGAGGCCGGTTGTTCGCAGGGCCCCCTGCCGGAGCATGCGCCTGTCTGGAGCCCTGGTGTCTCCAGCCTGCTGCTGGCGCGCTACTACCTGCCGCGCGGCCACTCGGTGGTCCGGGGCAATGCGTGCGAGCTGCTTCGCGACGGCGTGGAGGCCTATCCGGCGATGCTGGACGCCATCCGCCGGGCCCGACGCTACATCCGCCTGGAGACGTACATGTTCATCACCGACGCCGTCGGTGAGCTGTTCGGCCAGGCGCTCGCGGAGGCCGCCGAGCGGGGCGTGCACGTGAAGGTGCTCTACGACGCGGTGGGCTCGTGGACCAGCCGCAAGTCGTACTTCGACTCCCTGCGCCAGCGTGGCGTGGACATCCGCCCCTTCAAGCCCTTCAACCTGTCGCGCGGCTGGCGGCACCTGCTGCGCCGGGACCACCGGAAGATTCTCATCGTCGACGGGGAGGTGGCCTTCACCGGGGGCGTCAACATCTCCGCGCACTGGGCGCCGGCGGGGGAGGGCGGCGGCTGGCGCGATGACGTGCTGCGAATCGAGGGGCCCGCGGTGCACGCGCTGGAGCGCCGCTTCCTCGCCACGTGGCGGATGATGTTCCAGGACCGCTTCCACCGCTGGGCCACGGGCCTGGGGCGGCTGCGGCGCAGGCGGGGCGGGGGTGCTCGGGGGCAGGTGGGGCTGGCGGTGCTGTCCAGCCGCCGCAGCATCCACCGGGCGTACCTGCATGCCATCCAGCGCTCGCGAAAGAGCGTGCTCATCGCCGCGGCCTACTTCGTGCCGGACCGGCGGCTCGTCACGGCGCTGCGCGACGCGGCCCGGCGGGGCGTGGAGGTGAGCCTGCTGCTCAACGCCCGCTCGGACCACCCGATTCTGGAGTTCGTCACCCGCGCCTTCTACGAGAAGCTGCTGGGCGCGGGGGTCCGCATCTTCGAGTGGCAGCGCGGCGTGCTCCACGCGAAGACGGCCGTCGTGGACGGGGCCTGGGGCACCCTGGGCTCGTTCAACCTGGAGCGGCTGAGCCTGGCCTTCAACCACGAGGTCAACGCCGTCTTCGCCGACCCGCGCCTGGGCCGGCAACTCGAGGAGTCCTTCCGGACGGACTGCGGCGACTGCCGCGAGGTGACGCTGGCGGAGTTCCGCCGCCGGCCCCTGTGGCGAAAGCTCCTGGAGCGTGCCCTGTACGCCCTGCGCAAGGTGCTCTGA
- a CDS encoding helix-turn-helix transcriptional regulator: MSNVHERLRRLLFLVPYVSKNPGVTVEALARALNISREDLLEELDLLTCVGRPPFNPDDYIDIYVDNDRVYVDLDQRLFAPPRLTAGEAAALAAAAELLRPASGDALQSALQKLERVLPPQVRERYREMYRKIDASTEAPQALGPLTRAILERREVTFGYASPGRPAEPRRVRPYELLSHRGQWYLQGFCHTRQDARLFRLDRMEDLAVTDTPFLPPPDARADVPNPARSRSEASVRVRFSPVAAPYVKERFGQDARPLSDGGVEVLVAGDSERWLTQWVLSFGGEAEVMEPVSARAAVARAARASIGL; encoded by the coding sequence ATGAGCAACGTCCACGAGCGGCTCCGCCGCCTGCTGTTCCTGGTCCCCTACGTCTCCAAGAACCCCGGCGTCACGGTGGAGGCGCTGGCGCGCGCCCTCAACATCAGCCGGGAGGACCTGCTGGAGGAGCTGGACCTGCTCACGTGCGTGGGCCGGCCGCCCTTCAACCCGGACGACTACATCGACATCTACGTGGACAACGACCGCGTCTATGTGGACCTGGACCAGCGCCTGTTCGCCCCGCCCCGGCTGACGGCGGGGGAGGCCGCGGCCCTGGCCGCCGCGGCGGAGCTGCTCCGGCCGGCCTCCGGGGACGCGCTGCAGAGCGCCCTCCAGAAGCTGGAGCGCGTGCTGCCGCCCCAGGTGCGCGAGCGCTACCGCGAGATGTACCGGAAGATTGACGCCTCCACCGAGGCGCCCCAGGCCCTGGGCCCGCTCACCCGTGCGATTCTCGAGCGGCGAGAAGTCACCTTCGGGTATGCCAGCCCCGGACGCCCCGCCGAGCCCCGCAGGGTGCGCCCGTATGAGCTGCTCAGCCACCGGGGGCAGTGGTATCTGCAGGGCTTCTGCCACACCCGGCAGGACGCCCGACTGTTCCGGCTGGACCGGATGGAGGACCTGGCCGTCACCGACACCCCCTTCCTCCCCCCGCCCGATGCCCGGGCGGATGTCCCCAATCCCGCCCGGAGCCGCTCCGAGGCGTCCGTCCGCGTGCGGTTCTCGCCCGTGGCGGCGCCCTACGTGAAGGAGCGCTTCGGACAGGACGCCCGCCCGCTCTCAGACGGGGGCGTGGAGGTCCTGGTGGCCGGCGACAGCGAGCGCTGGCTCACGCAGTGGGTGCTGTCCTTCGGGGGCGAGGCGGAGGTGATGGAACCCGTCTCCGCGCGAGCCGCCGTTGCCCGAGCGGCGCGAGCCTCGATAGGATTGTAG